One part of the Verrucomicrobiota bacterium genome encodes these proteins:
- a CDS encoding ligase-associated DNA damage response DEXH box helicase: MTRTNLLTNWFEKQGWKPFPFQKQTWKAYLEGKSGLLHAPTGLGKTYAVLGGPLLDHLNHEANGLKLEGLLILWITPLRALANDTLKSIQKPIDDLKIAWNLGARHGDVSAYSRKKQREKYPSILIITPESLSLLFTYPETRERFKFLQCVVVDEWHELLGTKRGVQTELALARLRAWNTSLRIWGLSATLGNIQQAMRILLGKQHANHSQIISGKLNKKIQISTIIPPEIENFPWSGHLGLKLVPQVVEQLNDVKSTLLFTNTRSQTELWYQGILKERPEWKEKIALHHGSIDREMRLEVERKLKEGELKVVVCTSSLDLGVDFTPVDQVIQVGSPKGIARLMQRAGRSGHQPGQTSRIIGVPTNAFELIEFSAARSALKANQIESRIPCLNPLDVLLQHINTIALEGKTALLELQSEVLSTYSFSQLSEQQWQWAVDFVSNGGKVLKAYPQYRKVVIDAKGILSINSSPLARMHRMSIGTITGSSEVLVKFISGKTLGSVEEYFISKLKPNDSFQFAGKKLQLIRFRDMTAYVRLATRRSGHTPSWQGGRAPLSSELAEAVSKKIIEKNSRDPEMLAVAPILSIQESESRIPHNGCLLVESTKLPRQFHISFYPFAGRLVNQGLSSLIAYRLTKNHKTTLKTAANDYGFSLQTSNKIEFHELMIRHLISRESLLDDLLACMNATELARRQFRDIASIAGLIIKGYPGQRKKMRQLQSSSTLLYDMFQNYDPKNLLLQQSQREILEGQLEFTRLSKTLERLEKIPVRYQVTERLTPMAFPLWAEILHTEVSSETWHDRIQEMVSKLEDDSNKLLSTI, from the coding sequence GTGACGCGCACAAATCTACTTACTAATTGGTTTGAAAAGCAGGGATGGAAGCCCTTTCCTTTTCAAAAACAAACCTGGAAAGCCTACTTAGAGGGCAAGAGTGGACTTCTGCACGCGCCAACAGGTTTAGGTAAAACCTATGCAGTTCTTGGTGGTCCTTTATTAGATCACCTTAATCATGAAGCGAACGGCTTGAAGCTTGAAGGGCTGCTAATTCTCTGGATAACTCCATTAAGAGCTCTTGCTAATGATACACTAAAGTCCATTCAAAAACCAATCGACGACTTAAAGATAGCTTGGAATTTAGGCGCTAGACACGGAGATGTTTCCGCTTACTCACGCAAAAAGCAGCGTGAAAAATACCCCTCTATCCTCATTATCACCCCAGAATCTCTTAGCCTTCTATTTACTTACCCTGAAACGCGAGAAAGATTCAAATTCTTGCAGTGTGTCGTTGTCGATGAATGGCATGAACTTCTTGGCACCAAGCGCGGCGTTCAAACGGAGTTAGCCCTTGCCAGACTTAGAGCTTGGAACACCTCTCTGAGAATCTGGGGTTTGTCAGCCACTCTAGGTAACATTCAGCAAGCCATGCGAATCCTCTTAGGCAAACAGCACGCTAATCATAGTCAGATAATTTCGGGTAAACTAAATAAGAAAATACAAATATCTACGATCATACCACCTGAGATTGAAAATTTCCCTTGGTCTGGTCACTTGGGCCTAAAACTAGTCCCACAGGTTGTAGAGCAACTTAATGATGTAAAATCCACACTCCTCTTCACGAATACCAGATCACAAACAGAACTTTGGTACCAAGGCATTCTCAAAGAGCGACCAGAGTGGAAAGAGAAGATTGCTTTACACCATGGGTCCATTGACCGTGAAATGCGTCTGGAAGTTGAAAGAAAATTAAAAGAGGGAGAACTTAAAGTGGTTGTTTGCACCTCTAGCTTAGATCTTGGAGTCGATTTCACACCTGTTGATCAAGTGATTCAAGTTGGCTCACCTAAGGGTATCGCCAGGCTTATGCAGCGGGCAGGGCGCTCTGGACATCAACCGGGTCAAACAAGCCGCATTATAGGAGTCCCCACGAACGCTTTTGAGTTGATTGAATTTTCGGCTGCAAGATCCGCATTAAAGGCCAATCAAATAGAAAGCAGAATTCCTTGTCTTAACCCACTTGATGTCCTCTTGCAACATATCAACACCATTGCATTAGAAGGCAAAACTGCTCTTCTTGAACTCCAAAGTGAGGTGTTATCCACTTATTCCTTCAGTCAATTGAGCGAGCAACAATGGCAATGGGCCGTGGACTTTGTTAGCAACGGAGGTAAAGTTCTCAAGGCCTACCCGCAGTACAGAAAAGTTGTGATAGATGCAAAAGGAATTCTATCAATTAACTCTTCCCCTTTGGCCAGAATGCATCGCATGTCCATTGGTACCATTACTGGGAGTAGTGAAGTGCTAGTCAAATTCATCTCGGGTAAAACACTAGGCAGTGTTGAAGAATATTTTATTAGCAAATTAAAACCTAATGACAGTTTTCAATTTGCAGGTAAAAAACTTCAACTGATACGCTTTCGCGATATGACTGCTTACGTAAGACTTGCTACAAGACGCTCGGGACATACGCCAAGTTGGCAGGGAGGTCGTGCTCCGCTTTCTTCAGAACTTGCCGAAGCTGTCAGTAAGAAAATTATTGAAAAAAATTCAAGAGATCCTGAAATGCTGGCAGTTGCGCCTATTCTATCTATTCAAGAATCAGAGTCTCGTATTCCTCACAATGGATGTCTTCTAGTCGAATCCACTAAATTGCCTCGCCAATTTCATATCAGCTTTTACCCTTTCGCAGGTCGCCTAGTTAATCAAGGGTTATCCTCTCTCATAGCTTATCGACTCACTAAAAATCACAAAACTACCCTAAAAACCGCTGCAAATGACTATGGCTTTTCACTACAGACGTCTAATAAAATTGAGTTTCATGAACTCATGATTCGTCACTTAATCTCTAGGGAATCGTTGCTCGATGACTTATTAGCTTGCATGAATGCTACAGAATTGGCGAGAAGACAGTTTCGCGACATCGCGAGTATAGCTGGATTAATCATCAAAGGCTATCCCGGACAGAGAAAGAAGATGAGACAATTACAATCATCCTCTACTCTACTCTATGACATGTTTCAGAATTACGATCCTAAAAACCTACTTCTTCAGCAATCGCAAAGAGAAATATTAGAAGGACAACTTGAATTCACCCGCTTAAGCAAAACCTTGGAAAGACTTGAGAAAATTCCTGTGCGGTATCAAGTAACAGAAAGACTCACCCCTATGGCTTTTCCTCTTTGGGCGGAAATTCTACACACGGAAGTATCTTCAGAAACATGGCACGACCGTATACAAGAAATGGTTTCTAAGCTAGAAGATGATTCAAATAAGCTGCTAAGTACCATATAA
- the pdeM gene encoding ligase-associated DNA damage response endonuclease PdeM, whose product MHSLSLQNQTLILYPEGAIFWQKQKALLISDLHLGKSAVFRARGIPVPEGSDPYDLERLTTLLKKTRPQKLIILGDLFHAKESASAPTIMNFSNWKKEHNRLEIMLIEGNHDRSCRDLPVKWNIELMKNSFSIEPFLLSHQPQNQIGLYNIAGHIHPSIKVKDRGHRTTRIPCFYFGEQSALLPSFGSFTGHYTIQPEPNSQIFGIVDNQILHLPQKVWFS is encoded by the coding sequence ATGCATAGCCTCAGCTTACAGAACCAAACACTTATTCTTTATCCTGAAGGAGCAATCTTTTGGCAAAAACAAAAGGCACTACTTATCAGTGACTTACACCTTGGTAAATCAGCTGTCTTTCGTGCGAGAGGTATTCCGGTGCCTGAAGGAAGTGACCCATATGACCTAGAAAGATTAACCACTCTCTTGAAAAAAACTAGACCTCAAAAACTCATTATTTTAGGAGATTTATTTCATGCTAAAGAAAGCGCTTCAGCCCCCACTATTATGAATTTTTCCAATTGGAAAAAAGAACATAACAGATTAGAAATAATGCTTATTGAAGGTAATCATGATCGATCTTGCCGTGATCTCCCCGTAAAATGGAACATAGAATTAATGAAAAACAGCTTCTCCATTGAACCCTTTCTGCTATCTCATCAACCGCAAAACCAAATAGGTTTATACAACATTGCTGGTCACATTCACCCTAGTATCAAAGTCAAAGACAGGGGCCATAGAACTACACGAATCCCTTGCTTCTATTTTGGAGAACAAAGCGCCTTATTACCCTCATTTGGCTCATTTACAGGCCATTATACAATCCAGCCAGAACCTAACTCTCAAATCTTTGGAATTGTTGATAACCAGATTCTACACCTACCTCAAAAAGTTTGGTTCTCATAA
- a CDS encoding ATP-dependent DNA ligase, with translation MANDWKIQQFPHGILLPQIDLWLDARIPQKCSFISHAHFDHMARHQKVITSQWTGRLMRARLSGLKESVELPYHQHHLLETGTELQLYPAGHILGSAQLLLKSELGSLLYSGDFKLRDGLSSEPCQPVPADVLIMETTYGLPQYIFPPSQEVMADIIKFCIEAVEDNKVPVLFGYSLGKSQELLSCLSQAELPIVLHSSIYRMTEIYKKLGVKFPPYAKFSGESLSGKVLLFPPNANRSSALQKISNRVTAAITGWALNPGAVFRYQCDAVFPLSDHADFNDLVRYVELVKPKKVYTVHGSAKEFALHLRNLGFEAWALTGDNQLEFDLLQQTKTPQLAKGGEAILQPNRELQQLARLLDECSRITGVISKVEMISKYFLDLVAKETGERKLSLAVNYLSGRAFPQNNQKKLNVGIALLRRVVSQVAGRNKGEIREVYLRHQDTGSAFEELLQGYTQPGSHFSLIELDESLSLLADARNPGQKLKYLQALFLDLEPTEIKWVAKFITGDLRAGVKEGVIEEAIGKAFSYPADSIKDASMLLGDLGQTAIHAHKATLDRIKLSYFSPIKPMLASPEKDAEALMTRSQGRWYAEDKMDGIRCQLHRKGNEIQLFSRDLNRINTMFSEILEAALSLKEDCVLDGELVAFQDEKALPFASLQKRLGRKEIDLFLEEDIPVCYFAFDCMKRGEEMLIYNSWRKRQIALQALLSDQNSSHLRILHYQLAESTQKIEELFCRARRVGNEGLILKNPESNYSPGRRGMQWLKLKKAYATIDAVVIAVEQGHGKRKEYLSDYTFAVKGRNEELLTIGKAYSGLSNQELEEMTEVFKGLTIEVSKGRYHKVEPRIVVEIAFDSIQSSKRHDSGLSLRFPRIHRLRLDKKADEIDTLDQCLRLKGDH, from the coding sequence ATGGCTAACGATTGGAAAATTCAGCAATTTCCTCACGGTATTTTATTGCCTCAGATCGATCTATGGTTGGATGCTCGTATCCCGCAAAAGTGCTCATTTATTTCGCATGCGCACTTTGATCATATGGCTAGGCATCAGAAAGTCATTACATCTCAGTGGACTGGTAGACTGATGCGAGCTCGATTATCTGGCCTAAAGGAATCCGTAGAGCTTCCTTATCACCAACATCACTTGCTGGAGACTGGAACTGAATTGCAGCTCTATCCTGCAGGCCATATTTTAGGTTCTGCTCAGCTACTATTAAAAAGTGAACTCGGAAGTTTACTATATTCAGGAGATTTCAAGCTACGTGATGGATTGTCTTCGGAGCCTTGTCAGCCAGTCCCCGCTGATGTGTTAATCATGGAGACAACTTATGGGTTGCCTCAATATATATTTCCCCCAAGTCAGGAGGTGATGGCAGATATCATCAAGTTCTGCATAGAGGCTGTAGAAGACAACAAAGTGCCCGTATTATTTGGTTATTCACTAGGTAAAAGCCAAGAGTTACTTAGTTGCCTGAGTCAAGCAGAGCTTCCAATTGTATTGCATTCAAGCATTTATCGTATGACAGAGATTTACAAAAAGCTGGGAGTCAAGTTTCCTCCTTATGCAAAGTTCTCAGGCGAGTCCCTATCTGGCAAGGTTTTGCTTTTTCCTCCCAATGCTAATAGGAGTTCGGCACTACAAAAAATTAGTAATCGCGTCACAGCTGCTATTACGGGCTGGGCTTTAAATCCAGGAGCTGTTTTTCGTTATCAATGTGATGCCGTTTTTCCCCTCTCTGATCATGCTGATTTCAATGACTTAGTTCGATATGTTGAATTAGTTAAGCCTAAAAAAGTTTATACTGTTCATGGGAGTGCAAAAGAATTTGCGCTTCATTTACGAAACTTAGGCTTTGAGGCTTGGGCTCTAACAGGAGATAACCAACTAGAGTTTGATTTATTGCAGCAGACAAAAACTCCTCAGCTAGCGAAGGGTGGCGAAGCAATCCTTCAACCTAATAGGGAGTTACAACAGTTAGCAAGACTTCTCGATGAATGTAGCAGGATTACAGGAGTTATCTCAAAGGTGGAAATGATATCCAAATATTTCTTAGATCTAGTTGCCAAGGAAACGGGTGAGAGAAAGCTATCACTGGCTGTTAATTATCTCTCAGGTAGAGCTTTTCCTCAGAATAACCAGAAAAAATTAAATGTTGGCATTGCTTTGCTAAGGAGAGTGGTATCTCAGGTAGCGGGCCGGAACAAAGGAGAAATCAGAGAGGTATATCTCAGGCACCAAGATACGGGCTCCGCCTTCGAGGAGCTCTTACAGGGATATACTCAGCCAGGATCTCATTTTAGTTTAATAGAGCTTGATGAGTCTTTATCTCTCCTAGCGGATGCTCGTAACCCTGGTCAGAAATTGAAGTATTTACAGGCCCTATTTCTAGACTTAGAGCCTACAGAAATTAAATGGGTCGCTAAATTTATAACTGGTGATCTAAGAGCGGGAGTTAAAGAGGGTGTAATTGAGGAAGCTATTGGTAAGGCTTTTTCTTACCCTGCTGATAGTATCAAGGATGCTTCTATGCTCTTAGGAGATCTTGGTCAAACGGCAATCCATGCGCACAAGGCAACACTAGATCGAATCAAACTTTCTTATTTCTCACCCATAAAGCCTATGCTCGCTAGTCCTGAAAAAGACGCGGAAGCATTAATGACACGAAGTCAAGGTCGATGGTATGCAGAAGACAAAATGGATGGTATCCGGTGTCAATTACATAGAAAAGGAAATGAAATTCAATTATTCTCTAGAGATTTAAACCGCATAAATACCATGTTTTCAGAGATCCTAGAGGCAGCTTTAAGTTTAAAAGAGGATTGTGTCTTGGATGGTGAATTAGTGGCCTTTCAAGATGAAAAAGCTCTTCCATTTGCCTCATTACAAAAGCGGCTTGGTCGCAAGGAAATAGACCTCTTTTTAGAGGAAGATATACCAGTCTGTTACTTCGCATTCGATTGCATGAAAAGGGGTGAAGAAATGCTTATTTATAACTCATGGCGCAAGAGACAAATTGCTCTACAGGCGCTTTTATCCGATCAAAATTCCAGTCACTTAAGGATATTGCATTATCAATTAGCAGAATCTACTCAGAAAATAGAGGAGCTGTTCTGCAGAGCCCGAAGAGTTGGAAATGAAGGGCTAATCCTTAAGAATCCGGAAAGTAATTACTCTCCAGGAAGAAGGGGAATGCAATGGTTAAAACTGAAGAAAGCCTATGCAACTATTGATGCTGTGGTCATAGCTGTTGAACAGGGCCACGGCAAACGAAAAGAATATCTTTCTGACTACACTTTTGCGGTTAAAGGACGAAATGAAGAATTGTTAACTATTGGTAAAGCTTATTCAGGTCTATCCAATCAAGAATTGGAAGAAATGACGGAGGTTTTCAAAGGGCTAACAATTGAGGTGTCAAAAGGCAGATATCATAAGGTTGAGCCCAGGATAGTGGTCGAGATTGCTTTTGATTCGATCCAGTCGAGCAAGAGACATGACTCGGGACTGTCTTTGAGATTTCCGCGCATTCATCGCCTGAGGTTGGATAAAAAAGCCGATGAAATAGATACGCTAGACCAATGTTTGCGATTAAAGGGCGACCATTAA